In Mytilus edulis chromosome 13, xbMytEdul2.2, whole genome shotgun sequence, a single window of DNA contains:
- the LOC139500427 gene encoding acetylcholine receptor subunit beta-type unc-29-like, with protein MAKIVWFLVAFTYQVFVCFANFQELDEYQKVRQLKSNLMEKYSNQLIPRKSLSDEVIVRVSPFIDLLLDFNENVGTFSVIVRFKLMWHDHLIKWNVTENDIYVIRFPVEEVWLPKMMIRNTIEKRSIFTFDDRLDQQTTYVSHLFDGHAYVKAGGIVEAICITSMYYFPFDSHVCTIELYFEENQVYIGDYTYGDRTRRALQGFTPHDGWDITNVKAVQDGYDRATYNLQIKLERKPLFLFVSLVLPVLLVGFVNIFVFCLPIESGERISLSVTLFLTFVVIMTIVDENLPESSEVSIFILILLLKVIISVLTTVMAIITITFYYRHDDIKIIKKKSLLKLFTCAQICRHKGKVKDEQTSQTPLPSTAGYNMGWKEIVQMIDRICIVVLGLEFVCEIIAVLILLRGRELS; from the coding sequence ATGGCAAAGATAGTTTGGTTCCTTGTAGCATTTACGTATCAAGTGTTTGTTTGCTTTGCTAATTTCCAAGAATTGGACGAATATCAGAAAGTGCGACAACTAAAAAGCAACCTCATGGAAAAGTATTCTAACCAGCTCATACCAAGAAAAAGTCTATCTGATGAAGTAATTGTCAGAGTTTCCCCGTTCATTGAtcttttattagattttaatgaAAACGTTGGAACTTTTTCAGTAATTGTACGCTTCAAGTTGATGTGGCATGATCATCTTATAAAATGGAACGTAACCGAAAACGACATATATGTAATTCGTTTCCCAGTTGAGGAGGTCTGGTTACCAAAGATGATGATAAGGAATACGATAGAAAAACGGTCCATTTTTACTTTCGATGATCGTTTGGACCAACAGACTACTTATGTTAGTCATTTATTTGACGGTCATGCCTATGTTAAAGCTGGCGGTATAGTGGAAGCCATTTGCATTACCAGTATGTATTACTTCCCTTTTGATTCCCATGTGTGTACAATTGAATTATATTTTGAGGAAAATCAAGTATACATTGGAGACTACACCTACGGTGACCGAACTAGAAGAGCCCTTCAAGGATTTACGCCACATGACGGATGGGACATTACAAATGTTAAAGCTGTACAAGACGGTTATGATCGAGCAACGTATAACCTGCAAATCAAACTTGAACGGAAACCTTTATTTCTGTTCGTTAGTCTTGTCCTTCCTGTTTTACTTGTAggttttgtcaatatttttgtgttttgtttaccaATAGAATCTGGAGAAAGGATATCACTTTCAGTAACCTTATTTCTAACATTTGTAGTTATAATGACAATAGTTGATGAAAATCTGCCTGAGAGTAGCGAGGTTAGTATTTTCATCTTGATTTTGTTACTGAAAGTGATAATCAGTGTCCTGACAACTGTGATGGCTATAATCACCATAACTTTTTATTACCGAcatgatgatataaaaataattaaaaagaagtCGCTGTTGAAATTGTTTACATGTGCTCAGATATGTAGACATAAGGGAAAAGTTAAAGACGAGCAGACAAGCCAAACACCGTTGCCCTCTACAGCTGGTTACAATATGGGTTGGAAAGAAATTGTACAAATGATAGATCGAATCTGTATAGTTGTTTTAGGCTTGGAATTTGTATGCGAAATTATAGCTGTGTTGATTTTATTACGGGGTCGAGAGTTGTCATAA